One genomic window of Candidatus Trichorickettsia mobilis includes the following:
- a CDS encoding Na+/H+ antiporter subunit E, which produces MRRSSKCWSFISFLVIWYGLCGFPSSLLWSCMAVICPVITYYFANYLRLLPRSGKFNYGFIFYGFWLMKEILKSSLTVIRIIWSRQLNITPSFEWVEFEDSAFSDIGLVVYGNSITLTPGTVTVDAKDGMLLVHALEQSSIDDLHQGEMAHRINKIVSS; this is translated from the coding sequence GTGAGGAGGTCTAGTAAATGTTGGAGCTTTATTAGTTTTTTAGTAATCTGGTATGGGTTATGCGGTTTTCCTAGTAGCCTGCTGTGGAGCTGTATGGCAGTTATTTGTCCTGTTATAACTTATTATTTTGCTAATTACCTGAGGCTATTACCTAGAAGTGGTAAATTTAATTATGGTTTTATATTTTATGGTTTTTGGTTAATGAAAGAGATACTAAAATCCAGCCTTACCGTAATCAGAATTATTTGGAGTCGACAACTTAACATAACTCCATCATTTGAATGGGTTGAGTTTGAGGATAGTGCATTTAGTGATATAGGGTTGGTTGTATATGGTAATTCCATTACTTTAACGCCGGGTACAGTAACGGTTGATGCTAAGGATGGGATGCTGTTAGTTCATGCTCTGGAACAATCTTCCATTGACGACCTACATCAAGGAGAAATGGCTCATAGAATTAACAAAATAGTAAGTTCCTAG
- a CDS encoding helix-turn-helix domain-containing protein, with translation MSENAEVTKGRADPIDHLVSRRLKIRRMMLGYSQQELSEAADVSIQQVQKYEKATNRISSGKLYSFSKFLKVPVNYFFDQEDTTLESIFAEDHEEYGESQPNNNCSVTEKEVIALVKAFGEIKDVRVRKKIIELIKSMS, from the coding sequence ATGTCAGAAAACGCTGAAGTTACTAAAGGAAGAGCCGATCCCATTGATCATCTGGTTAGTCGACGTTTGAAAATTCGTAGAATGATGCTAGGTTATAGCCAACAGGAATTAAGTGAAGCTGCTGATGTCAGTATCCAACAAGTGCAAAAATATGAAAAGGCAACCAATCGCATTTCCAGTGGTAAGTTATATAGTTTCTCAAAATTTCTTAAAGTTCCAGTTAATTACTTTTTTGACCAGGAAGATACTACCTTAGAAAGCATCTTTGCTGAAGATCATGAAGAATATGGGGAGAGCCAACCTAATAATAATTGTAGTGTTACTGAAAAAGAAGTTATAGCACTAGTAAAAGCATTTGGTGAAATTAAAGATGTTAGAGTGAGAAAGAAAATAATAGAGTTAATCAAATCTATGTCTTAG
- a CDS encoding tyrosine recombinase XerC has translation MHNVEVQELIRSWCEYLKLQKNYSHHTLDSYLHDLENYLNFIANYHATTVSINIIANIDIRFVRSWLSERLRNGYNSSSSARAMSAIKNFYKFLEKNHDINCHAIFSIKNPRKQKRLPKALLLEEVTESIKNLGEEGGDRWITLRNKALLILIYAAGLRISESLSITKQHLKNQEFIRITGKGGKERIIPWIQIAREYIELYLEILPYHIAEDEPIFRGKAGKKLQPAVFNRELITLRRYYGLPEYLSAHAFRHSFATHLLENGADLRSIQQMLGHQSLSTTQIYTKVNPKLLESTYDKAHPASTKSK, from the coding sequence ATGCATAATGTAGAAGTTCAGGAGTTAATTAGATCATGGTGTGAGTATCTTAAGTTACAGAAGAATTATTCTCACCATACTTTAGACTCATATCTCCATGATTTGGAAAATTATTTGAATTTCATTGCTAATTACCACGCTACAACTGTAAGTATAAATATTATTGCAAATATTGATATAAGATTTGTACGTAGCTGGCTCTCAGAGCGCTTGCGCAATGGTTACAATTCTTCATCAAGCGCTAGAGCAATGTCAGCTATCAAGAATTTTTATAAATTCTTAGAAAAAAATCATGATATTAATTGTCATGCTATTTTTTCAATTAAGAATCCACGCAAACAAAAAAGATTACCTAAAGCATTATTACTGGAAGAAGTAACTGAGTCGATAAAAAATTTAGGAGAAGAAGGTGGTGATAGATGGATCACGCTCCGGAACAAAGCATTATTAATATTAATTTATGCCGCAGGCTTACGTATATCTGAAAGCCTGTCTATTACCAAACAGCATCTTAAAAATCAGGAATTTATTCGAATCACTGGTAAGGGTGGAAAAGAACGCATTATTCCATGGATTCAAATTGCAAGAGAGTATATAGAGTTATATTTAGAAATATTACCATATCATATAGCAGAAGATGAGCCGATTTTTAGAGGAAAAGCTGGCAAGAAATTACAACCAGCAGTATTTAATCGCGAATTAATCACCTTACGGCGGTATTATGGTCTGCCAGAATACCTAAGCGCTCATGCTTTCCGCCATAGTTTCGCTACACATTTATTAGAAAATGGTGCAGATTTGCGCTCAATACAACAAATGTTAGGGCACCAAAGTCTATCTACCACGCAAATCTACACTAAGGTTAATCCCAAACTATTGGAGAGCACTTATGATAAGGCTCATCCGGCATCTACTAAATCCAAGTAA
- a CDS encoding DsbA family protein: MLNLCAAIIFLCLSSCSDKPEYSTPAQSQINDYTAKLKQCKEEKSQAVSSSAPAVEADKTTINTNNAQASVQTDVQENDNNPKLDGQQVPETTSLATTAQEESPKESVIVTRNKFEPTDDDMIIGDNTKAPVVFVEYFSPTCPHCAYYKKEVLPKIKEQYIDTNKIIYVVREFIGNKQDFDAAILARCANNKESFFKFVSVLLEQQDSWSVNRNYREILTSIGQLGGVSPERYKECLNNEKLADILIANTKIAATSPKFIGTPAFFINGVQFTEPYTADAISRAIEHALKTSNTR, encoded by the coding sequence ATGCTTAATCTTTGTGCTGCTATAATTTTTTTATGTCTTAGCTCTTGCTCTGATAAACCAGAATATTCTACTCCAGCACAATCACAAATTAATGACTACACTGCTAAATTAAAACAATGCAAAGAAGAAAAATCACAAGCTGTGTCTTCTTCAGCGCCAGCAGTAGAAGCAGATAAAACTACTATTAATACCAATAATGCTCAAGCTAGCGTTCAGACCGATGTTCAAGAGAATGATAATAATCCTAAGTTAGATGGTCAGCAAGTACCAGAAACAACATCATTAGCAACCACAGCTCAAGAAGAATCACCAAAAGAATCAGTTATCGTCACCAGAAACAAATTTGAACCAACAGATGATGATATGATCATAGGTGATAATACTAAGGCGCCAGTTGTGTTTGTCGAATATTTTTCTCCTACTTGTCCACATTGCGCTTATTATAAGAAAGAGGTTTTGCCTAAAATTAAAGAACAATATATTGATACTAATAAAATTATTTATGTTGTTCGTGAATTTATCGGTAATAAACAGGATTTCGATGCAGCAATACTTGCCAGATGCGCTAATAATAAAGAGAGTTTCTTTAAATTTGTAAGTGTGCTACTGGAACAACAAGATAGTTGGTCTGTAAATAGAAATTATCGTGAAATTCTGACTAGTATAGGTCAATTAGGTGGTGTTTCTCCAGAGCGTTATAAAGAATGCTTAAATAATGAGAAACTTGCAGATATTCTCATTGCAAATACCAAGATTGCGGCCACTTCACCTAAATTTATAGGAACACCAGCATTCTTCATTAATGGGGTGCAATTTACAGAACCATACACGGCTGATGCTATTTCCAGAGCTATTGAACATGCCTTAAAAACCAGTAATACTCGGTAA
- the trpS gene encoding tryptophan--tRNA ligase, with protein MKKTVVSGAQTSGNLHLGNYLGAIIHWLKMQNDPSYECFFFLADLHAITIDRSPLELRSSVLSSAALYLASGLVPSNIFMQSSVKEHAELAWILNCITPIGWLKRMTQFKDKAGKDQDGANLGLVSYPVLMAADILLYNADFVPVGDDQKQHLELTRDIAGIVNRKFDQLVFKLPEPLIQGTSARVMSLRDGRAKMSKSDPSDFSRINLSDTVDQIYQKIKKAKTDSISEISYDSNSRPEIANLINIYSSLSGDKIEQILMQYQGTGCAKFKNDLAELIITNLAPINKNYKDLMNNQDYLLKVLKDGAATASNIAATTMSKVKELFGFI; from the coding sequence ATGAAAAAAACAGTGGTTTCCGGCGCACAAACCTCTGGCAATTTACATTTGGGAAATTATCTTGGGGCAATTATCCATTGGCTTAAAATGCAAAATGATCCTAGCTATGAGTGTTTTTTCTTTCTAGCTGATTTACATGCAATTACTATAGATCGTTCCCCACTGGAATTGCGATCTTCTGTGCTATCTAGTGCGGCATTATATTTGGCTTCAGGTCTTGTTCCTTCCAACATCTTCATGCAGAGCTCAGTTAAAGAACATGCAGAACTGGCATGGATTCTTAATTGCATCACCCCAATTGGTTGGTTAAAAAGAATGACCCAATTTAAGGATAAAGCTGGTAAAGACCAGGATGGAGCAAATCTAGGTCTAGTCTCTTACCCAGTATTGATGGCTGCCGATATCTTACTTTATAATGCTGATTTTGTGCCAGTCGGTGATGATCAAAAACAACATCTGGAGTTAACTCGTGATATTGCAGGTATAGTGAACAGAAAATTTGATCAATTGGTGTTTAAGTTACCAGAACCGCTGATTCAAGGAACAAGCGCTAGAGTCATGAGTTTAAGGGATGGTCGGGCTAAAATGAGTAAATCAGATCCTTCAGATTTCTCTAGAATTAATTTATCTGATACAGTGGATCAAATTTACCAAAAAATAAAAAAAGCAAAAACCGATAGTATTAGTGAAATAAGCTATGATAGTAATAGCAGGCCAGAGATCGCTAATCTGATCAATATTTATTCCAGCCTCTCTGGTGACAAGATAGAACAGATTTTAATGCAGTATCAAGGTACCGGTTGTGCTAAGTTTAAAAATGATCTGGCAGAACTGATTATTACTAATCTAGCTCCTATTAATAAGAACTATAAGGATCTAATGAATAATCAGGATTACTTATTAAAGGTGCTGAAAGACGGAGCAGCTACTGCAAGTAATATTGCAGCAACTACGATGAGTAAGGTTAAAGAATTATTTGGCTTCATATAG
- a CDS encoding cation:dicarboxylate symporter family transporter — protein sequence MLRKMPFILVLIILSIIFLNQFIPFNYQQLLYAISLSIKSLIIFLLPFIIFGLLFKAAVNLSNNATRVITIILITVCCSNFFSTFISHYIGSWIYDFNLSIITPNNIEGLTAISFLSLPQIITNSMAMFSGVILGILTARCKPAAALVIASKLEYMVAIILKLFIYLIPIFVAGFIVKLQYDGVINTIIKDYTLIFIIVALAQFSYITMTYYIFSSLKFNEFIRSIKNILPAAITGFSTMSSAASMPLTIIGAENNATDKDLARSVIPATVNIHLVGDCFAIPIFAYAVLKNYGFAEPDLIAYLTFSCYFVLAKFSVAAIPGGGIIVMLPILENYLGFNTDMMSLITALYILFDPVITCANVLGNGAFAKGIDKILVKL from the coding sequence ATGTTGCGTAAAATGCCATTTATTTTGGTGTTAATAATCTTATCCATTATATTTTTAAACCAGTTTATACCATTCAACTATCAGCAGCTATTATATGCGATTAGCTTGTCGATAAAATCACTGATAATATTTTTATTGCCATTCATAATTTTTGGCTTGTTATTTAAGGCTGCAGTAAATTTATCCAATAACGCTACTCGTGTTATTACGATAATTCTAATTACCGTATGCTGTTCTAATTTTTTCTCAACCTTTATTAGCCATTATATTGGTTCCTGGATCTATGATTTTAATCTATCAATTATTACTCCGAATAATATAGAAGGGCTTACTGCCATCTCTTTTTTATCATTACCACAGATAATAACCAATTCTATGGCGATGTTTTCAGGGGTTATTCTGGGAATTCTTACTGCCCGATGTAAACCAGCTGCAGCTTTAGTGATTGCTAGCAAACTAGAATATATGGTTGCTATTATATTAAAATTGTTTATCTATCTTATCCCGATATTTGTTGCTGGATTTATTGTAAAACTACAATATGACGGAGTAATTAATACTATAATTAAAGATTATACTTTAATTTTTATTATTGTTGCTCTAGCACAGTTTAGCTATATTACTATGACTTATTATATATTTAGCAGTTTAAAGTTTAATGAATTTATCCGTAGTATCAAGAATATTTTACCTGCTGCTATTACCGGGTTTAGTACCATGTCTAGCGCTGCCAGCATGCCGTTAACCATTATTGGTGCAGAAAATAATGCTACTGATAAGGATTTGGCTCGTTCGGTAATTCCGGCAACAGTCAATATCCATTTAGTGGGAGATTGTTTTGCGATTCCTATCTTTGCTTATGCAGTATTAAAAAATTATGGTTTTGCTGAACCAGATCTCATTGCTTACTTAACCTTCAGTTGTTATTTTGTGCTGGCTAAATTTTCAGTAGCAGCAATCCCTGGAGGAGGAATTATTGTAATGTTACCAATTCTTGAGAATTATTTGGGATTTAATACTGATATGATGTCGCTAATTACCGCATTATATATTTTATTTGATCCAGTAATTACTTGTGCAAATGTTTTAGGTAATGGGGCTTTTGCTAAGGGAATAGATAAGATACTCGTTAAACTTTGA
- a CDS encoding lysophospholipid acyltransferase family protein — protein sequence MFWRFRVLFFYATVSILTIVFFMLFFILTKIFDVTYHIKYKVATIYSYSFIWCAKIICGLKYHVSGLEKLPQEPCVVLANHQSFWDNVFMQIIIPKHSWIVKRELFNIPFFGWGLKMVDPIAVDRGDNISVKQILREGQKKLQDGLWLIVFPESTRLRPEQSTKFKPSAVRLAVTEKVPIVLMAHNAGVYWPKGFWINKPGTIQVKIIDVIAKEQMEECDVRELTEHISQVINTEKQTLFEQSK from the coding sequence ATGTTCTGGCGTTTTCGGGTACTATTTTTTTACGCTACTGTCAGCATTCTCACCATAGTATTCTTTATGCTATTCTTTATCCTTACTAAGATTTTTGATGTTACTTATCATATTAAATATAAGGTAGCTACCATTTATTCTTATTCGTTTATCTGGTGTGCAAAAATAATATGTGGGTTAAAATACCATGTTTCTGGCTTAGAAAAATTACCGCAGGAACCATGTGTAGTCTTGGCTAATCATCAATCATTTTGGGATAACGTGTTTATGCAGATTATTATTCCAAAACATTCATGGATAGTCAAAAGAGAATTATTTAATATTCCTTTTTTTGGCTGGGGGCTAAAAATGGTTGACCCTATTGCCGTTGATCGTGGAGATAATATATCAGTAAAACAAATTTTACGAGAAGGACAAAAAAAGCTACAAGACGGCTTATGGCTTATAGTTTTTCCTGAATCAACCAGGCTTAGACCTGAGCAAAGCACAAAATTCAAGCCTAGTGCAGTTAGGCTCGCAGTAACAGAGAAGGTGCCAATAGTTTTAATGGCGCATAATGCCGGCGTGTATTGGCCTAAAGGCTTCTGGATTAACAAACCTGGTACTATTCAAGTAAAAATTATAGATGTTATTGCTAAAGAGCAAATGGAAGAATGTGATGTTAGAGAGCTGACAGAGCATATTAGCCAGGTAATCAATACGGAAAAACAGACTTTGTTTGAACAAAGTAAGTAG
- the lnt gene encoding apolipoprotein N-acyltransferase — translation MLSNRYATLIAGLLSGLIFAPTFLIPAVFALSLLCFQVYKSMSWRHAAIYGFIFGFGHFLTGLYWISIGVSVYIEEFWWALPFALFGLPLVLSCFIAASCYICWFIRNSKYYHFVFCVVWVFFEWLRSWIFTGLPWNLLGYALSFSEILIQVTSIVSIYGLSFVVIYIATSLHHLLVKQRCDFVIALTTAGLILVIIIVHGVFRLHNNPVKFLNIQVRLVQPSIPQLAKWDLTQFWQHLDLHLSLSQAPGNPDLIIWSEASLVVPYTHPSIKYKLLEMLNNTGAILLAGGITDNGKQDDAVQIYTALYALKADGEQLFEYHKSHLVPFGEYMPLKHIIPLKKLTPGFIDYTEGTANIVKLDKFNLVIRPLICYESIFPNEARVSNSIADVIINVTNDGWYGNSSGPHQHFYISRMRAIENGMPMIRVANNGISVIIDPLGRIIKKLNLNQIGFVDGFIPEKLATPTLYSLFGDSTTLIIVFLVLIMQFMIKSLFGYHAIRYCKA, via the coding sequence ATGTTGTCTAACCGATATGCTACTTTAATCGCTGGTCTGCTTAGCGGTCTTATTTTCGCACCAACTTTTCTGATCCCAGCTGTGTTTGCGCTTAGCTTATTGTGTTTCCAGGTTTATAAATCTATGAGCTGGCGTCATGCAGCAATTTACGGATTTATTTTTGGCTTTGGTCATTTTTTAACGGGGTTATATTGGATTAGTATAGGAGTTAGTGTTTATATAGAAGAATTCTGGTGGGCTCTACCTTTTGCTTTATTTGGATTACCATTAGTATTGAGCTGTTTTATTGCAGCTAGCTGTTACATTTGTTGGTTTATACGCAATAGTAAATATTACCATTTTGTATTTTGCGTAGTTTGGGTATTCTTTGAATGGCTGCGTTCATGGATTTTCACTGGCTTACCATGGAATTTATTGGGCTATGCCTTATCATTTTCTGAAATTTTAATTCAGGTAACTAGTATAGTAAGCATATATGGGCTTAGTTTTGTAGTAATATATATTGCTACCAGCTTACACCATTTATTAGTTAAACAAAGATGTGATTTTGTAATAGCGCTAACCACTGCAGGGCTAATTTTGGTGATAATCATAGTCCATGGTGTCTTTAGGCTACATAATAATCCAGTTAAATTTTTGAATATACAAGTAAGATTAGTACAACCTTCTATCCCTCAATTAGCAAAATGGGATTTAACACAATTCTGGCAGCATCTTGATCTGCATCTTTCTCTATCGCAAGCACCAGGAAATCCTGATTTGATTATTTGGTCGGAAGCGTCCTTAGTAGTACCTTATACCCATCCTTCTATAAAATATAAATTATTGGAAATGCTAAATAACACCGGCGCAATTCTATTAGCTGGTGGGATTACCGATAACGGCAAACAGGACGATGCTGTTCAGATTTACACAGCTTTATATGCACTAAAAGCTGATGGAGAGCAATTATTTGAGTACCACAAATCACATTTGGTGCCATTTGGTGAATATATGCCGTTAAAACATATTATCCCACTAAAAAAACTTACTCCTGGTTTTATAGATTATACAGAAGGTACAGCTAATATTGTAAAACTCGATAAATTTAATTTGGTAATTAGGCCATTAATTTGTTATGAATCAATTTTTCCGAATGAAGCACGTGTATCTAACAGCATAGCAGATGTTATTATCAACGTAACAAATGATGGCTGGTACGGAAATTCCTCGGGTCCTCATCAACATTTTTATATTAGTCGCATGCGTGCTATAGAAAATGGCATGCCGATGATTAGAGTCGCTAATAATGGGATATCAGTTATTATTGATCCGTTGGGTAGAATTATCAAAAAGCTTAATTTGAATCAAATTGGATTTGTCGATGGCTTTATTCCAGAAAAATTAGCAACTCCAACCTTATACTCATTATTTGGAGATAGTACTACCTTAATAATTGTGTTTTTAGTGTTAATAATGCAATTTATGATTAAATCATTATTTGGTTATCATGCCATTAGATACTGTAAAGCTTGA
- a CDS encoding ComEC/Rec2 family competence protein, with amino-acid sequence MSIVWHYLVNKLHEEYHHLSLWYVVAFISGIAVYFSLAFEPSTPQIIIIAISSLAFLYLRKYGIVWQFLSWLIIAFVCGILVSKYRVATINTINLKSPITSELEGNVKAIKPITRGWQVVLDDVVVDMLDMQLSGVRVNINKKYMKHSKEIFINDRIKMIAELDTPPTTIVPGGYDFGFYAYFAEISATGNATSAVEILSNKLGTEIDALIYKIRISIYDKLITTLGSNEGNFAAAILLGETKGLDNKIMQNMRMSGISHILCVSGFHLSLVAMILFVSIRFLLNLFDFIAYNCNIKLIAAICSLIGSYGYLHLSGMQIAATRAFIMTAIFIMAIIAGRTPYPLRSIALAAAFILSVNPEYIFHPSFQLSFIAVLSLISGYEFYMRHQWILGERIGVISKIRFYLASNIYSSFLASVITGPVVINQFYIFSNYSIPMNLIAVPIMSFFLMPLAILLVVLIPFNMDWMVMKFLGFFINIIINAAQIAHDAPGSVWYFGYITPFSFITFLFGFAWVCLWQTKWRLVGIIIILISFGLMLCSPKPDLLVDLESNAIAIKNINNQLEIYSNNKIPKFQRQYWTNWFGQQYAPLLPLNFNNFTTATDKKIGINYQNSECDLKNAKDVQLNMRDYNQCVNGKLNISYELLKSVGVIAIFCDWDKCRIKHNHPRHFGAG; translated from the coding sequence ATGAGTATAGTTTGGCACTATCTGGTTAACAAACTACACGAAGAGTACCATCATTTAAGCCTATGGTATGTTGTTGCTTTTATCAGCGGTATTGCCGTATATTTTTCTCTAGCCTTTGAACCATCTACTCCCCAAATCATCATCATTGCTATTAGTAGCCTGGCTTTTTTATATTTAAGAAAATACGGAATAGTCTGGCAATTCTTAAGCTGGTTAATCATCGCCTTTGTTTGCGGCATTTTGGTTAGCAAGTATCGTGTGGCAACTATAAATACGATTAATCTAAAATCGCCAATAACCTCAGAATTGGAAGGCAATGTTAAGGCAATCAAGCCTATAACTCGTGGTTGGCAGGTAGTTCTTGATGATGTAGTAGTGGATATGCTGGATATGCAATTATCAGGGGTTAGAGTTAATATTAATAAAAAATATATGAAACATAGCAAAGAAATTTTTATTAATGACCGAATAAAGATGATTGCAGAACTAGATACTCCTCCAACTACCATAGTTCCAGGCGGATATGATTTTGGGTTTTATGCATATTTTGCCGAGATCTCTGCTACTGGCAATGCAACATCTGCGGTTGAAATATTATCTAACAAACTAGGTACTGAGATTGATGCTCTCATCTATAAGATTCGCATCAGTATTTATGATAAATTAATTACCACACTCGGTAGTAATGAGGGTAATTTTGCTGCTGCAATCCTACTTGGTGAAACCAAAGGGCTTGATAATAAAATTATGCAAAATATGCGAATGTCCGGGATTTCGCATATATTATGCGTATCCGGTTTTCATCTCTCTTTAGTTGCCATGATTTTATTCGTATCAATCCGCTTCCTGTTGAATTTATTCGACTTCATTGCTTATAATTGCAACATTAAACTAATTGCTGCTATTTGTTCTTTAATCGGTAGTTATGGCTATCTGCATTTAAGTGGTATGCAAATTGCTGCTACCAGAGCATTTATTATGACCGCAATTTTTATTATGGCGATTATAGCTGGTAGAACTCCATATCCTTTGCGTTCCATTGCCCTTGCTGCTGCTTTTATCTTGTCTGTTAACCCAGAATATATTTTTCATCCCAGTTTTCAACTGTCTTTTATTGCGGTATTATCATTAATTTCAGGCTATGAATTTTACATGAGACACCAATGGATTCTAGGAGAACGTATTGGTGTTATCTCCAAGATTAGATTTTATTTGGCTTCCAATATTTATTCCAGTTTTTTAGCAAGCGTTATCACCGGACCAGTAGTAATCAATCAGTTTTACATTTTCTCCAACTATTCTATTCCCATGAATTTAATCGCAGTGCCGATTATGTCGTTCTTCTTAATGCCATTAGCGATTCTATTAGTAGTGCTGATACCATTTAATATGGATTGGATGGTAATGAAATTTCTGGGTTTTTTTATTAATATTATTATTAATGCAGCGCAAATAGCACATGATGCGCCAGGTTCAGTATGGTATTTTGGTTACATTACACCATTTAGTTTTATTACATTTTTATTTGGTTTTGCCTGGGTTTGTTTATGGCAAACCAAGTGGCGGCTCGTTGGCATTATCATCATACTGATATCTTTTGGGTTAATGCTATGCTCGCCTAAGCCTGATCTATTAGTTGATCTGGAATCAAATGCAATAGCCATTAAAAATATTAATAATCAGTTAGAAATTTATAGCAATAATAAAATACCAAAATTTCAACGACAATATTGGACAAACTGGTTTGGACAGCAATATGCTCCACTATTACCACTAAACTTCAATAATTTTACTACAGCTACTGACAAGAAAATTGGCATAAATTACCAAAATAGTGAATGTGATTTGAAAAATGCTAAAGATGTACAGCTTAATATGCGTGATTATAATCAATGTGTTAATGGCAAACTAAATATTAGTTATGAGTTGTTAAAAAGCGTAGGAGTTATTGCAATATTTTGTGACTGGGATAAATGTCGAATTAAGCACAACCATCCCAGGCATTTCGGTGCAGGTTAG
- a CDS encoding MFS transporter — MTLHRNYFIIGITWLCLTAFYCYQYILRVIPNLIMSELFTQFNVGATEFGAFAGIYYIGYITLHIPIGLLLSRLEAKIILPLCIILASSGLIPIAYANSWEYVLIGRLLTGIGSSAAIIGVLQIFRIIFPQHFTRMLGITVCFALITAVYSSKPLTQILQTFGINEVINILLIISVVLAVLTYFVLPKSKVAASQEGVLTEIRSVIVNYKLLLASILAGLMIGPLEGFADAWCTAFIYTVYDISKEIASGIGASILTGMCVGCIVLPYFADKYNLHYGVTIISGVGMICGFIYLLSGVGNAFTLNMTCLIIGLFCAYQVITVSKIATYVPPNLSGMAAAVANMIAMGFGAIFHAIIGTNMDRLWDGAMADGIKVYHRSAYIESITIIPVAIVIAVIGFTLIALKESISIRKQKTA; from the coding sequence ATGACATTACATCGCAACTATTTTATTATTGGCATAACCTGGTTATGCTTAACAGCATTTTATTGTTACCAATATATATTACGAGTAATTCCAAATTTAATTATGTCGGAATTATTTACTCAATTTAATGTAGGGGCAACGGAATTTGGAGCATTTGCTGGTATCTACTATATTGGATATATAACTCTTCACATTCCTATTGGTTTATTATTAAGTAGGCTAGAAGCTAAAATTATATTACCACTTTGTATAATTTTAGCTTCTAGTGGTTTGATCCCCATTGCGTATGCTAATAGCTGGGAATATGTATTAATAGGTAGGTTGCTTACTGGTATTGGTAGTTCGGCAGCAATTATCGGGGTTTTACAAATTTTTCGTATTATTTTCCCACAACATTTTACACGCATGCTAGGTATAACAGTGTGTTTTGCCTTAATTACCGCTGTTTACTCCAGCAAACCATTAACCCAAATTTTGCAAACATTTGGGATCAATGAAGTGATTAATATTTTACTGATAATTAGCGTCGTACTTGCGGTATTAACTTATTTTGTACTACCAAAATCTAAGGTAGCAGCATCTCAAGAAGGAGTGTTAACCGAGATAAGATCAGTGATAGTTAATTATAAATTATTGTTAGCCAGTATTCTTGCTGGCTTAATGATCGGGCCTTTAGAAGGCTTTGCTGATGCTTGGTGTACTGCTTTTATTTATACGGTGTATGATATCAGTAAAGAGATTGCCAGTGGAATTGGTGCCTCAATACTAACTGGCATGTGCGTAGGATGTATAGTGTTACCCTATTTTGCAGATAAATATAATCTGCACTATGGTGTTACCATAATATCTGGTGTTGGTATGATTTGTGGTTTTATTTATTTATTATCTGGTGTTGGTAATGCCTTTACCTTAAATATGACTTGCTTGATCATAGGATTATTTTGTGCTTATCAAGTAATTACGGTCTCAAAGATAGCTACCTATGTGCCACCCAATTTAAGTGGTATGGCCGCTGCAGTTGCAAATATGATAGCTATGGGATTTGGCGCTATATTTCATGCTATAATTGGCACTAATATGGATAGATTATGGGATGGTGCCATGGCTGATGGTATAAAAGTATACCATCGCAGCGCTTATATCGAATCTATTACCATAATACCTGTTGCTATTGTTATTGCGGTGATAGGTTTTACTTTGATTGCACTTAAGGAATCGATCAGCATTAGAAAACAAAAGACTGCTTGA